taaattaataaataaagctattctattgaaatttttttcaataatatgaGAGTAATACTTAGGGGGGATAAGctagaatttttaatttgtagGTCGAATTATATATTCATACATTACTTATAACTTGGGGAACCAAATTATGCATAcctaaaattatcaaatttcatggATTCCCTCACACTTTGGCCTTTGTAAGATTAATTTTGTCAGAGTAGTCTTTTTTGAAACCACTGCTTATGGTATTGGAGTAGTTGTTTAAGGGAAAAATAGTGTATGTGTCGGGCGCATAAGACTATTGTCTCACTGACAAATGTGTCCCACAAGTGTGGAATTCTGCTGTCAGTGAGACAATGGTCTCATGCGCCTGGCAGATGAGATACCATCTCTTATTTGAGATGTAGATGGTTAGATTATCACATCTCTTATAGTGAGAAGCTTGTTGGTTGCTTTTCTCTAGAAGAAATCGAAGCATTGGTGGCTCAACACGTTGTGGTCTTCGCTCAAGCACTTGGTATTCATAGTGTGAATTTTGAAGGCAATTCCTAGCAGCTCATTCAAACTCTACATTCTCAAAGTTCTAGCTCTATCCTCATATGTCatttatggtctgtttggattgaagggAAGAGAGGGAGAGTACAGTAGAGTAGATATGAATTGGTCCAAAATGAGCCTATTTTCAGCCAACTATTTTCCACAcccctctactctccctccctccctcccctCTCATTCCAAATAGGCCATTATagaatgtttttagttttctttttgttccatAGAGTGTGTAATCAAGTAGCTCATGCTCTTGTTCAAGTTTCTCACTTTGTTGACAATTTGGCAGTGTGGATGGAAGAGCTTCCAAGGAATCCAAGCTCTATCTCTCCTATTGCTTTGTATGATCTTATTTCTATTCAATGAAATTTTCAGCCTTCCactcaccaaaaaaataaaaaataaaaaataactttaacatcatatactatataataaaagttaaacTTCGAAATTGTCATTGCATTAAATTGCTACACCGAACAAACAACTTATTTATTATCAACTGCTACTTTATCTTATTAATAAAAAACCTGCTACTTTATCACTTCTTCATTAATAAAACGATAACTATCTtcctataaaacaaaaaaaaaaaaaaacaaaatgataactatctaattttgatttttttttctttgagaaacaATTTTCTAATCTTTATTCATGtggaatctaaaaaaaaaaaaatttaaagcttTATTCACGTGAGTGTGTAAGTTCAACCAAAAATttagataagtttttttttttttttgaaagttagAAAAAGTTCAGTAAGTTTCCCACATCATTTAAAACCTTATTGCATTAATcctatggtattttttttttttggtacattaTATAATTGGTCCCTATCctttacatcatatttcaatttaatctTTAACCTtccaattgtgtcaatttagtccctaactttTAAGTACCGTGTCAATTTGATCACTGTCGTTATGTCATGGATGGAAATATCTCACATGTCTAACGGactaataattgaattttttttatgccactTCAACTACCAGCAGTATAAACACTtcatactaatttttttttttttttaaagaaaaaaaaataaaaagaagaacaaaCTTCTGTTCTCATGTGGAGTTAGATTGGAGGAAAATTAAATCCTTAACtccatttcataatttttcaattttgacatCTTTTTTCAAGATTTCTACTGGGATTAAGGCAAGGCTTTAGCTTCAACACTACATCAACAACAAtgtcaaaaacaagaaaaaatccACTGGTTTCAATGAAATTGTTGTCAAATACACCAGCGACACAACAAACACCgaattagaagaaaaataacaaatataagaaGCCGTTGGTTTTGATTGCATGGGTGTAGGCAGAACAATAATAAAGCCGTCACTATCTTCTATGAAAATTCTAAAGAAGGACTAGCAGAATTAGTGTGGGAATGGGCAGTGCTAGTTTGGCCATTCTTCTTAtgggttacaacttacaagctTACAGAGCTATGTGGCCATGAAAGAAGTGAGAGTGAGATCTAGTTTTCCCAATCTATCTAACGTAAGAACaaaagttttttcttgatctctctctccattttcttttttcttttattttattatgatataACTGTATAATTGCCAGTTGATGTggcatgaaaaatatttatttattagtccGTTAAACACTTTAGGTATTTCCATCTAAGACACACCGAcaatgactaaattgacatgaaatcaaaaggttaaggactaaattgacacaattgaaaagctaaggaccaaattaacacaTAATGTAAAGGATAGGAATCAAttatgtaatttaccattttttttctaaaattgttcTTATcaactctgtttttttttttaataaaattttattttttgcgtttaagaattattaatagtttacattttttttgggatagaaCTAATCAATAGAAATACTGCCTTTTGGTTCTTGCCACTTCACTTATACATgcccatatatattttttgatgaacacTTATACATGCCTATATATGGTAACATAACGGATTGGTGCATTCTTTGCATTTTACACTGTTTTGAACTTATGAAATTTTACCACTGCACACAtttggtgcgatagtcactacacaagtataagtatttgtggggtgtggggggcaagggttggggtttaagtctccagaagggagtttcacacacatatacacttagtttaagttagagtagaaattctatcttatatataaaataaaaaaaaacctcatgaaactttttttttttttttgagaaacctcttatgatacttttttttttttttttttgagaatccaaatCCGAAGGTCGACTTTATTGAAAAGTAAAAAGTCACAAGATACAAAGGGAGTTATATCATCAAGAACGGACTCGATCCAAACTTGTAGCTCATTACCGGATTTATCTTGGCAAGATAATGGGCAACTAAATTGCCTAATCTTTTTACATGAGAGAAATTGCAGAAACGAAAAGCACTAGCTAGAACAAGAGAATCCTGAATAACATGGTCAAACTCTGGATGGTTGGTACCTCCATTCTTAAGAGCATTTGTGATCATCTCGGCATCCCCCTCAAAAGTAGCTTCAAAAATACTCATCTCCTTAGCAAACAAGATCGCTCTTCTACAAGCTAAAGCTTCCACTGTGGCTGCAAAATTTGGGATAGGAATTCGTTCAGCCAAAGCACCAATTACCAGTCCCTCAGAGTCACGGATAACCACTCCCAAACCAGCAGCTCCCAATTCCTTGAAGACGGCTCCATCAAAATTCACCTTATAAGACAAAGGAATCGGAGGAAGCCACCTGGTATTACTCccaattgatgaagaatggGGTTGTCAAAGTACCTGAGCCGAGTAGAAATCATGGAGGAAGAGCATAGCCTTGGTTCAAAGGGCTTGGAGATCTAGGAAGCAACCACCCACTCAGTCAGAGTTTCTTTTTTCCCAAATCATCCAGAAAATCACTGCTAGCATATTGATATCAATCCTGTCCTTCATCATAACAAGCATTTCCattgaattatcaaatttggaaaacttgtattttagaaattttttactGACCTCATCTGCTTCCCAAATAACCATTAGAACAGGGCAGATCCACAATGCATGAATAGTATATTCACAAGCCGAGTTACACCTAGGACATGATACTGATGATACCACATTTCGTCTCCACAGGTTCAACAAAGTTGGAATAGCTTCATTTGTTGCCCTCCGTAACATGTGTTTGACCTTGGGAGCGACCCGCAGACTCCAAGTTCCGTTCCACATCCTTTTACTTCTCCCTAAATTAGAACAGTTAGGGAGGGAGCTTCTCTCAGACTTGGCCAGCACTTGATATGCACTACAGGTGGAATAAATTCCCTTACTAGAGGGGAACCAAACTTGTTTATCTAGGATGTTATTAATACTCAGTGGCAATcactggcggagccagagggggcacctgcccctgactcctaaatttttttttgttgtattagtagtcacatggaggaaaaaaaaaccttctacTTGTTGAAAGTGACCAAATCATTGTTTTTGTCTTGTCTACGTGTAACTTGcttctattttactatttacttttatattattatttatataatttttaccatttatgatacttttcatagtattttatctttgaatgatactagagatattacaaattttactacttatgtcttacaaattagcatgtcaccaatcacaaaaaataatttcaaacatttattcattatattttttaagtaacactaatcatatttttactccatcagtttgtaaattttttagtagctatgaattggttgtttttgtttatttattttaataatatgaaatatattcatatttgcttacaattgtttatttattttgttattattgttgattaatgttttttagataaatttcacttttaatctcgtcttttaattttgccccctctagactaaaatcctagctccgccactggTGGCAATCCAAAAATAATGCTAGCTTCATGAGGTAGAAACTCTTGCTTAATCAGGTTAGTCTTCCAAGTATGGGATTCATCATCAATCAGAGTACTAACTGTGGAATTCGGACTAAGAGAGGAGATCGGGGATATGATGTTACTGTAGCTGGCATTTGGTAACCATTTATCACCTTTAACTTTAATGGAATTACCATCACCAACTCTCCAAACTGAACCCAACTCAATAACATGTTTAGCTTGGACAATACTTTTCCATGCACAAGATCCTTTGTTGTAGCTAGTTGCCTTTAGGATTGAATAGTTCGGAAAGAACTTGGCCTTAAACACCCTATGGAGCAAATAATCCTCATGGTTTTTCAAGCGCCAAAGTTGTTTGGCAAGAAAGGCATCATAGAACTTGCCCAACTCTCTGAAGCCCAAACCCCCTTCACTCTTTGGAAGACACAATTTCTCCCAACTCACCTAGTGGATTTGCTTTTGTTCGCCTTTGTAACCCCACAAAAACTTTCTTATTAGCACTTTAATTTCCTTGATCAGCCCTCTTGGGAGTTTGAAGCAAGATATGGTGCAAGTGGGGATCGCCTGAACCACCGCCTTGACTAAGATTTCCCAACCGGCTTGGAATAAGAGCTTTTCCTTCCAACCCTTGAGCTTCTTCTAGATCCTCTCCTTGATGATGCTAAATGATTTCTTCTTGGCTCGACCAACCAGAAATGGCAAGCCCAAATACTGTTCATATCTTTGAATAGCTAAAACTCCCAAAAGTCTTTTATTTCCTCCTGAGTCTGGGCTAGTGTGTTTGAGCTGAAAAATAGATTTGTCTTGCCCCTGTTAATATTTTGACCCGACACCTCTTCATAAAGCCGAAGGATTGATT
The sequence above is drawn from the Castanea sativa cultivar Marrone di Chiusa Pesio chromosome 5, ASM4071231v1 genome and encodes:
- the LOC142634981 gene encoding uncharacterized protein LOC142634981, with the protein product MWNGTWSLRVAPKVKHMLRRATNEAIPTLLNLWRRNVVSSVSCPRCNSACEYTIHALWICPVLMVIWEADEISKPFEPRLCSSSMISTRLRWLPPIPLSYKVNFDGAVFKELGAAGLGVVIRDSEGLVIGALAERIPIPNFAATVEALACRRAILFAKEMSIFEATFEGDAEMITNALKNGGTNHPEFDHVIQDSLVLASAFRFCNFSHVKRLGNLVAHYLAKINPVMSYKFGSSPFLMI